In one window of Candidatus Abyssobacteria bacterium SURF_5 DNA:
- a CDS encoding TolC family protein, producing MRRRFLRLATISVLCVGVFAAPVPVFGTEHEVLQGETDLFADRRAESVENQNLVGLWDEPEDYMHLLYSLPPTRSRLIDRIDESGEMSGYDIFYFSNDPLLSRYINAAILANPGVWESEHRWRAAMERIPQVSALPDPMVNVTQFIDEIETRVGPQETILSLSQKFPWFGKLDAKAEMALRDALAAVEQYQARIRELVASVKRSYYDLAYLDAGIRITEQDKGLLEHFADIAQKRYETGSGIQQAVIKIQAEITRDSDRLLMLRQQRESMVARLNTLMNNPPQHPIPVLAEMVVPALEFDLDRLYALGKANQQELRAAKYQIEKHDQQIRLAKKEYFPDFTVGFNYTVVDDREDALGKLNPPEGNGDNASAVVLGFNIPLWEGKLMSGVREAKELKYASERAFHRLENEMEFSVRDGVIRAETTRDQLDLYEKVLIPQAEQALESTQSAYSTGTLNALDLIDSERFLLNVRVAHARLVADYMIALADIERAIGTAFPAPPVDMHEIRRTNEQQSAEPETN from the coding sequence ATGAGGAGACGATTCTTGAGGTTGGCGACGATATCGGTTCTCTGTGTCGGCGTGTTCGCGGCTCCCGTTCCGGTATTCGGAACAGAGCACGAGGTGTTACAGGGTGAAACGGATTTGTTTGCAGACCGGCGAGCGGAATCAGTTGAAAATCAGAACCTTGTCGGCTTGTGGGATGAACCCGAGGATTATATGCATTTGTTATATTCACTGCCGCCGACGCGATCAAGACTGATTGACAGGATTGACGAATCCGGTGAGATGAGCGGTTACGATATATTCTATTTTTCGAATGATCCGTTGCTGTCGAGATATATTAATGCCGCCATTCTTGCGAATCCAGGAGTCTGGGAATCGGAACATCGCTGGCGGGCGGCGATGGAGCGGATTCCGCAGGTGAGTGCGCTGCCCGACCCCATGGTGAACGTAACGCAGTTCATCGATGAGATCGAAACACGCGTGGGTCCGCAAGAAACCATCCTGTCGCTGTCTCAAAAGTTTCCGTGGTTTGGAAAATTGGACGCGAAAGCGGAGATGGCGCTGAGGGATGCGCTTGCAGCCGTCGAGCAATATCAGGCGCGCATTCGCGAACTCGTCGCATCGGTAAAGCGGTCGTATTATGACCTCGCGTATCTAGATGCCGGCATCCGCATAACTGAGCAGGATAAGGGACTGCTCGAGCATTTTGCAGATATTGCTCAAAAACGCTATGAAACCGGGAGCGGCATTCAGCAGGCGGTGATAAAGATACAGGCCGAGATAACGCGGGATTCGGACCGGTTGCTTATGCTGAGGCAGCAAAGGGAGTCGATGGTCGCCAGGCTGAATACGCTCATGAACAATCCTCCCCAACATCCGATTCCGGTGCTGGCGGAGATGGTTGTACCGGCGCTCGAATTCGATCTTGACCGGCTGTACGCATTGGGCAAAGCGAACCAGCAGGAACTGCGTGCGGCGAAATACCAGATCGAGAAACATGACCAGCAGATACGGCTGGCAAAAAAGGAATATTTTCCTGATTTCACCGTCGGCTTCAATTACACGGTGGTCGACGACCGGGAGGATGCACTGGGAAAACTGAATCCGCCTGAAGGCAACGGCGATAATGCGTCCGCAGTAGTCCTCGGCTTCAACATCCCTCTTTGGGAGGGAAAATTAATGTCGGGAGTGAGAGAGGCAAAGGAACTGAAATATGCCAGCGAAAGAGCCTTTCACCGGCTCGAAAACGAGATGGAATTCTCCGTGCGTGACGGTGTCATCAGGGCCGAGACCACCCGTGATCAACTGGATCTGTACGAAAAAGTATTGATTCCACAGGCGGAGCAGGCGCTCGAATCGACCCAGTCCGCCTACTCCACCGGAACCTTGAATGCGCTCGATCTAATCGACAGCGAGCGATTTCTTCTTAATGTCCGGGTCGCGCATGCGCGACTCGTTGCGGATTATATGATTGCGCTGGCGGATATCGAGCGAGCCATAGGCACGGCTTTCCCGGCGCCGCCAGTTGATATGCATGAAATAAGGCGAACAAATGAACAACAATCGGCAGAACCCGAAACAAATTAG
- a CDS encoding class I SAM-dependent methyltransferase: protein MHEDVAKHRYDRNAWFFDWMRFFKGKFSEKKHELIRAASGRVLEVGIGTGLSLEHYPEGVDLVGIDISPKMLARAKKREHLFRGKRLSLQEADVQTLEFPDDTFDMVITSCVFCSVTDPVKGFSEINRVLKPGGVGVHLEHVRSCRPAVGKLMDILNPLVVRMTGANINRNTSANIRKSGLVVLEEKDLWLDILKLFRVTKGTGR, encoded by the coding sequence ATGCATGAGGATGTCGCAAAACATCGGTACGATCGCAATGCCTGGTTCTTTGACTGGATGCGCTTTTTCAAAGGAAAATTTTCAGAAAAGAAGCACGAGCTGATCCGGGCGGCATCGGGCCGGGTGCTCGAAGTGGGAATTGGAACAGGCCTGAGTCTTGAACATTATCCCGAAGGTGTTGATCTGGTCGGTATAGACATCAGTCCGAAAATGCTTGCTCGCGCGAAAAAGCGCGAGCACCTGTTCCGTGGCAAGAGGCTGTCGCTTCAGGAGGCCGACGTCCAGACCCTGGAGTTCCCGGACGATACCTTTGATATGGTCATTACTTCATGCGTGTTCTGTTCAGTGACCGACCCCGTAAAAGGGTTCAGCGAAATCAACCGGGTGTTGAAGCCCGGCGGAGTCGGGGTGCACCTTGAGCATGTGCGCAGTTGCCGGCCGGCGGTCGGGAAATTGATGGATATCCTGAATCCACTGGTCGTTCGCATGACCGGCGCCAACATCAACCGCAACACTTCCGCCAACATCAGGAAGTCAGGACTCGTAGTTTTGGAAGAGAAAGACTTGTGGCTGGATATTCTGAAACTTTTTCGGGTGACTAAGGGGACAGGCAGATAA
- a CDS encoding GGDEF domain-containing protein — protein sequence MQEGSFEGCEMDDRDTVRIDFGTGEFGSSEKAGLLQVIRGADIGSEYEVKPGNNIIGRQKDANIRINNKSISRRHAQIVCKPEDPPEKRYTLYDLQSTNGTRINGHPIECAPLRDGDRVQFGSVVCKFMEIDALERSYLRELKKMIEYDKQTELLQLKPFYQKLEPALADAESNGRSLSILMMDLDGLKKINDIHGHLVGTHYIIEIARIVHEELSPFGVAALYGGDEFIGYLPNSDKASAQETAERLRMRVDDFRFPEKEIQQRVTISIGIAEYPSDALEMMPLVANADKALYVAKGRGKNCVVAYDPSMADSGRKP from the coding sequence ATGCAAGAGGGATCTTTTGAAGGGTGCGAAATGGACGACAGAGACACCGTCCGCATCGATTTTGGTACGGGCGAATTCGGCTCCAGCGAAAAAGCAGGTCTGCTCCAGGTGATTCGTGGGGCCGATATCGGCTCAGAATATGAGGTAAAACCCGGCAACAACATTATCGGCCGGCAGAAAGACGCGAACATCCGCATAAACAACAAATCGATCTCGCGGCGGCATGCCCAGATTGTATGCAAACCTGAAGACCCTCCCGAAAAACGCTACACGTTATATGACTTGCAGAGCACGAACGGCACCAGAATAAACGGCCATCCGATTGAATGCGCCCCGCTCCGCGATGGCGACCGCGTTCAATTTGGGAGCGTTGTCTGCAAATTCATGGAAATCGATGCCCTCGAGCGAAGTTACCTGCGCGAACTCAAGAAAATGATCGAGTACGACAAGCAGACCGAATTGCTACAGTTGAAGCCGTTTTATCAGAAGTTGGAACCCGCGCTCGCGGATGCCGAAAGCAACGGCCGATCGCTCTCGATCCTCATGATGGACCTCGATGGATTAAAGAAAATCAATGATATCCACGGCCACCTCGTCGGGACACATTACATCATAGAAATCGCCCGTATCGTTCACGAAGAACTCTCTCCTTTTGGCGTTGCCGCTTTATATGGCGGCGATGAGTTTATCGGATATCTGCCGAACAGCGACAAAGCGTCCGCCCAGGAGACGGCTGAGCGTCTGCGCATGCGTGTAGACGACTTTCGATTCCCGGAAAAAGAGATCCAGCAGCGGGTCACCATCAGTATTGGAATCGCCGAATATCCATCCGACGCTCTCGAGATGATGCCGCTTGTGGCAAATGCCGATAAGGCGCTTTACGTGGCCAAAGGACGCGGGAAAAACTGCGTGGTCGCATACGACCCCTCGATGGCTGATTCCGGAAGAAAGCCGTAG
- a CDS encoding NAD-dependent deacylase, translating to MAPGTDILIETAADIITAAEKIVVFTGAGISTESGIPDFRSPGGIWSKYQPIMFQDFMASEETRRESWRRGKETYHLFADVQPNAAHYAVVDLERMGKLDCIITQNIDNLHQKAGSAPELVIELHGTAMYVLCMSCGRRWPREEIQGWLEKGVEVPYCDECGGIMKSATISFGQAMPEKETLEAQLRAEKAQVFVVVGSSLVVYPAAHLPLLAKQSGAKLIIINLADTPFDAYADVLIQGKAGEVMQQIVGRVKCKLGSTDA from the coding sequence ATGGCACCGGGAACCGATATCCTCATCGAAACGGCCGCCGACATCATCACTGCCGCAGAAAAGATCGTCGTCTTCACCGGAGCCGGCATCAGCACCGAGTCCGGCATCCCCGACTTCCGCAGCCCGGGCGGCATCTGGTCAAAGTACCAGCCGATCATGTTCCAGGATTTCATGGCGAGCGAGGAAACGCGCCGCGAGTCGTGGCGGCGCGGCAAGGAAACATATCATCTTTTCGCCGACGTGCAACCCAATGCCGCACATTACGCCGTCGTCGATCTCGAGCGGATGGGCAAGCTCGACTGCATCATCACCCAGAACATCGATAATTTGCACCAGAAGGCGGGAAGCGCGCCGGAACTGGTGATCGAACTGCATGGGACCGCGATGTACGTCCTGTGCATGAGCTGCGGCAGAAGATGGCCGCGCGAAGAGATTCAGGGCTGGCTTGAAAAAGGAGTTGAGGTTCCGTACTGTGACGAATGCGGCGGAATCATGAAATCGGCTACCATCTCGTTCGGGCAGGCGATGCCGGAAAAGGAAACGCTCGAGGCGCAACTGAGGGCGGAGAAAGCGCAAGTCTTTGTCGTGGTCGGCTCTTCCCTCGTCGTGTATCCCGCCGCGCATCTGCCGCTGCTGGCAAAGCAGAGCGGAGCCAAGCTGATCATCATCAATCTCGCCGATACTCCATTTGACGCATACGCCGACGTTCTGATTCAGGGAAAGGCCGGAGAAGTCATGCAGCAAATTGTTGGGCGGGTAAAGTGCAAGCTCGGATCAACTGACGCCTGA
- a CDS encoding potassium channel protein produces the protein MSEKPEKRLLLAVALLITTIVGGTVGYRSLTADQYSWLDCFYMTVITLGTVGYGEVIDTSHYPAVRLFTSVLILFGMGTLAYSISTVTAVMVEMDLGDVFKRRQMNQEIRKMRNHFIICGVGSTGSCIAQELLKTGTQFVAIEREQSHLETALKLGEFPYIKGDATDDEVLLQAGINHASGLAAALSTEKDNLFLTLTARQLNPSIRIVARGLDESVNRKLRKAGADAIVSPAVIGGLRMASELIRPTVVSFLDTMLRDSSASIRFEEIPITPSSQFRNQTIRTARLRDNANLLVVAVKEAGASRFIYNPPPDTVLDEGMTVVVLGDSQQVQRLRKHSHSTAGS, from the coding sequence TTGTCCGAAAAACCAGAGAAGCGGTTGCTCCTTGCGGTCGCCCTGCTGATCACCACCATTGTCGGCGGGACGGTAGGCTACAGGTCGCTTACGGCAGACCAGTATTCCTGGCTGGATTGCTTCTACATGACCGTCATCACACTGGGCACTGTCGGCTACGGTGAAGTCATCGATACCTCACATTACCCGGCCGTGCGCCTCTTCACGAGCGTCCTCATTCTCTTTGGAATGGGAACACTCGCATACAGCATCAGCACCGTTACCGCCGTAATGGTCGAGATGGACCTCGGCGACGTCTTCAAGAGAAGACAAATGAATCAGGAGATCAGGAAAATGCGCAATCACTTCATTATCTGCGGCGTCGGCTCCACCGGCTCATGCATAGCGCAGGAACTGCTGAAGACGGGGACGCAATTCGTCGCAATCGAGCGAGAACAATCGCATTTGGAGACCGCGCTGAAACTTGGAGAATTCCCTTATATTAAAGGCGATGCGACCGACGACGAGGTGCTGCTCCAGGCGGGAATCAATCATGCGAGCGGCCTGGCGGCGGCGCTTTCCACCGAGAAAGACAATCTCTTTCTCACGCTCACCGCGCGCCAGCTCAACCCGTCGATTCGAATCGTGGCGAGAGGACTTGACGAGAGCGTGAACAGAAAATTAAGAAAGGCGGGCGCCGATGCCATCGTCTCGCCCGCCGTTATCGGAGGGCTCCGCATGGCTTCGGAATTGATCCGGCCAACGGTAGTGTCGTTCCTGGATACGATGCTTCGTGATTCATCGGCCTCAATCCGCTTTGAGGAAATCCCGATTACCCCCTCCTCTCAGTTCCGGAACCAGACAATAAGAACGGCGCGCCTCCGCGATAACGCCAATTTGCTGGTCGTCGCCGTCAAAGAGGCCGGCGCCTCACGGTTTATCTACAACCCGCCACCCGATACCGTGCTTGACGAGGGCATGACTGTTGTCGTCCTCGGGGATTCGCAACAGGTCCAACGCCTGAGGAAACATTCGCACAGCACCGCCGGATCCTAA
- a CDS encoding ArsR family transcriptional regulator, with protein sequence MAEAKRINPHEAHDKVESGEALLVCAYDDEQKCKSMKLEGSISLKEMESRLSSVPKEKEIIFYCA encoded by the coding sequence ATGGCGGAAGCGAAACGCATCAATCCGCATGAGGCGCATGATAAAGTTGAGTCGGGGGAGGCGCTTCTGGTATGCGCGTACGACGATGAGCAGAAATGCAAGAGCATGAAGCTTGAGGGCTCGATCTCTCTAAAGGAGATGGAATCACGGCTCAGCTCTGTTCCGAAGGAAAAGGAGATAATTTTCTACTGCGCCTGA
- a CDS encoding PAS domain S-box protein, protein MAELRAQAAALQQRLNELAQEEDIWKKCRQLEKSLSARSGELMMANQELRRQDSVNRELQAAYEHATGMLNRIFSTSHAFIAFLDIDFNFIRVNEGYAAANGHQPDFFVGKNLFDFYPREYYEEIFCHVVQTGQPHSSRATPLVHLRDPERGQRYWDLNLLPVKGSGGEVEGLLFSAVDVTERVQAEEAQRKTEALFRRLFDQAPSGAAIVGLDYRYQRVNEEYCRITGYSAEEMVSKTFVDITHPDDIENDVRYARALVSGEIDHYQMEKRYIRKGGEVIWVALWARVIRDQEGKPLCFLPLVQDITQRKQAEEALRASEERYRLHFENLSDVVYITDLDMRVSDISPSVKALTGYSPEEIIGRRIDELNLLAPEYRETGLRNTMRVLEGNRSGPTEYEFITKDGSRKFGEISGSPLLKSGRVIAVISVARDITARKRIEEELDRYRLHLEEMVEQRTEELIGLNRQLEQEITERRKAEEQLQTQAEFSERLIDSSADGIVAFDKNTCFTEWNHAMERATGLLKKDVIGRNAMELFPYLKETGEAQNYAAVLEGKTVVSKDRPYYIEETARRGFYEAHYSPLRNRAGEIIGGLAIVRDISERRHFEEVLRESEAKYRHLSESLEVMVKKQVAELKQAESLAAIGKMISIVAHELRNPLQNVQLGVENLRHVCLEPEQQDILNDLEIGLNMLGGVMEELLDFSRPTRLNRSAARIEAIVDHAIEIIRPLLQNISLRLEVCEEEMNILLDSEKMSRVLINLIKNSVEAMPHGGEVHVCADLHGGKAGSSLRISVSDTGCGIAEDILFQIEHPFFTTKPRGTGLGLSICRKIIEAHGGSMRITSTPGAGTRVEVVVPAEIHPDTESNACF, encoded by the coding sequence GTGGCGGAGTTGCGCGCGCAGGCGGCGGCGTTGCAGCAAAGACTGAACGAGCTTGCGCAGGAGGAGGATATTTGGAAGAAGTGCCGTCAGCTTGAGAAGAGCCTGAGCGCCCGTTCCGGCGAGTTGATGATGGCAAACCAGGAGCTGCGCCGGCAGGATTCTGTCAACCGGGAGCTGCAAGCGGCGTACGAACATGCAACCGGCATGTTGAACAGGATCTTCTCCACCAGCCACGCCTTTATCGCTTTCCTCGATATTGACTTCAATTTTATCCGGGTCAATGAAGGCTATGCGGCAGCAAACGGACATCAGCCGGATTTTTTTGTCGGCAAGAATCTGTTCGATTTCTATCCGAGAGAGTACTACGAGGAGATCTTCTGTCATGTCGTGCAGACCGGGCAGCCTCACTCCTCCAGAGCAACGCCTCTTGTTCATCTGCGTGACCCGGAACGGGGACAGCGGTATTGGGACCTGAATCTCCTTCCGGTCAAAGGAAGCGGGGGCGAGGTTGAGGGGCTGCTGTTTTCCGCTGTTGACGTTACCGAGAGGGTACAGGCGGAAGAGGCTCAGCGCAAAACCGAAGCTTTGTTCCGCCGTCTTTTTGACCAGGCGCCGAGCGGAGCCGCCATCGTCGGGCTGGACTACCGGTATCAGCGCGTCAACGAGGAGTACTGCCGCATTACCGGGTACTCGGCGGAAGAAATGGTTTCAAAGACTTTCGTCGATATAACCCATCCGGATGATATTGAAAACGATGTTCGATATGCCCGCGCCTTGGTTTCGGGAGAGATAGATCATTACCAGATGGAAAAGCGGTACATCAGAAAAGGCGGAGAAGTCATCTGGGTCGCGCTCTGGGCCCGCGTCATAAGAGATCAGGAGGGAAAGCCGCTGTGCTTTCTTCCACTGGTGCAGGATATTACGCAACGCAAACAGGCGGAGGAAGCGCTGCGCGCGAGCGAGGAGCGCTATCGACTTCATTTCGAGAACCTGAGCGATGTCGTCTATATAACCGACCTCGATATGCGCGTCAGCGACATTTCGCCTTCGGTGAAGGCCCTGACCGGATACAGTCCGGAGGAGATAATTGGGCGGAGAATCGATGAGTTGAATCTTCTGGCGCCTGAATACAGGGAGACGGGGCTCCGAAACACGATGAGGGTGCTTGAGGGGAATCGGAGCGGCCCCACCGAATATGAGTTCATCACCAAGGATGGGTCCCGCAAATTCGGCGAGATAAGCGGCTCGCCTTTATTGAAGAGCGGGCGGGTAATAGCGGTGATTTCGGTGGCCAGAGACATCACCGCCCGGAAACGAATCGAGGAAGAACTGGACCGGTACCGCCTGCATCTCGAGGAGATGGTGGAGCAGCGGACCGAGGAGTTGATCGGGCTGAACCGTCAGCTCGAGCAGGAAATCACTGAACGAAGAAAGGCGGAGGAACAACTGCAGACGCAGGCTGAGTTTTCCGAGCGCCTGATCGATAGCAGCGCCGACGGAATCGTTGCATTCGATAAGAACACCTGTTTTACCGAGTGGAATCATGCGATGGAGCGGGCGACCGGCCTCCTCAAAAAGGACGTTATCGGCAGGAACGCGATGGAATTATTTCCCTACCTCAAGGAAACAGGCGAGGCGCAGAATTATGCCGCCGTCCTGGAGGGGAAGACTGTCGTGTCGAAGGATCGGCCTTATTACATCGAGGAAACCGCCCGCCGGGGCTTCTACGAGGCGCATTATTCCCCGCTTCGCAATCGAGCGGGTGAAATAATTGGGGGGCTGGCGATCGTGCGCGATATCAGCGAGCGCAGGCATTTTGAAGAGGTGTTGCGGGAATCGGAAGCCAAATATCGCCACTTGTCTGAGAGTCTGGAAGTGATGGTGAAGAAGCAGGTGGCCGAATTAAAACAGGCGGAAAGCCTGGCGGCTATCGGAAAGATGATCTCGATTGTCGCTCACGAGCTGAGGAATCCGCTCCAAAACGTGCAATTGGGGGTTGAAAACCTTCGTCACGTGTGTCTGGAGCCCGAACAACAGGACATTCTGAACGATCTGGAGATAGGGCTGAACATGCTTGGCGGCGTCATGGAAGAGCTCCTGGATTTCTCGCGGCCCACCCGCTTGAACCGTTCAGCGGCCAGGATTGAAGCGATCGTCGACCACGCCATCGAAATCATTCGGCCGTTGCTTCAGAATATATCACTCCGCCTGGAGGTCTGCGAAGAGGAAATGAACATACTGCTGGATTCTGAAAAGATGTCTCGCGTCCTGATCAACCTGATAAAGAATTCGGTGGAAGCGATGCCGCATGGAGGTGAAGTGCATGTGTGCGCCGACCTGCACGGGGGAAAGGCCGGCAGCTCGTTGCGAATCAGCGTCTCGGATACCGGCTGCGGAATCGCCGAGGACATTCTTTTCCAGATCGAGCATCCCTTCTTCACCACCAAACCCCGCGGGACCGGCCTCGGATTGTCCATCTGCAGGAAGATCATTGAGGCCCATGGCGGAAGCATGCGGATAACGAGCACTCCCGGAGCAGGAACGCGGGTGGAGGTCGTAGTTCCCGCCGAAATTCATCCTGATACCGAATCAAACGCCTGCTTTTAA
- a CDS encoding DUF4236 domain-containing protein, which yields MSFRFWRRVKIAPGVTLNLSKSGGSLSFGPRGAKFTIGPRGARATAGIPGTGLFYTTTFSNGRRRGSRKPAKPRALPDPPAGDGLTLGFFQRLVTPDTEEALVDGCRHLFKGDEDEALAHLRRALHLADGAFLAGFVALKKNLLVEAAEYLEKARDKHNQLGRFFKKYEIATRFDLAITPEVTAHIGPNLRGTLLGLAEVCQLQGRSRESLNCLQHLLRLEPADVVVRLSVAELLFEAGSGAPRLCQKIVRLSEGIKNETALHAALLLYKARALRALELPDAARVTVTEALRRKAGRPEGLLRALRYERALICERLGQHRRARIELEKLYAECPDYEDVAVRLGVG from the coding sequence ATGAGCTTTCGATTTTGGAGACGCGTCAAGATTGCTCCGGGAGTAACACTGAATTTGAGCAAATCGGGAGGCTCGCTCTCGTTTGGCCCGCGCGGCGCCAAGTTTACCATCGGCCCGCGCGGCGCACGCGCGACGGCCGGCATACCGGGAACCGGTCTTTTCTATACAACAACATTCTCGAACGGTCGCCGTCGAGGCTCGAGGAAACCTGCGAAACCGCGCGCTCTTCCCGATCCGCCCGCCGGAGATGGGCTGACTCTCGGATTTTTCCAGCGGCTGGTAACTCCCGATACTGAAGAAGCGCTTGTCGACGGCTGCCGCCATCTTTTCAAGGGCGATGAGGATGAGGCGCTTGCGCACCTGCGCCGCGCCCTTCATCTGGCGGACGGCGCCTTTCTGGCCGGATTCGTGGCGTTAAAGAAAAACCTTCTAGTCGAAGCCGCCGAATACCTTGAGAAGGCGAGGGACAAACACAACCAACTCGGCCGGTTCTTCAAAAAGTACGAGATAGCCACGAGATTCGATCTCGCGATAACTCCGGAGGTGACCGCCCACATAGGCCCTAACCTGCGCGGCACATTGCTTGGGCTTGCGGAGGTTTGCCAACTGCAGGGACGTTCCCGGGAGTCATTGAATTGCCTGCAGCATCTGCTGCGCCTTGAACCGGCCGACGTGGTGGTCAGGCTGTCGGTGGCGGAGTTGCTATTCGAAGCCGGATCAGGCGCTCCGAGGCTGTGCCAGAAAATCGTCCGGCTTTCGGAAGGAATCAAGAACGAGACGGCCCTGCACGCCGCCTTGCTGCTTTACAAGGCGAGGGCGCTTCGGGCGCTCGAATTGCCGGATGCCGCGCGAGTGACGGTGACGGAGGCGCTGCGGCGAAAAGCCGGTCGGCCGGAGGGACTCCTTCGGGCTTTGCGGTACGAACGGGCCTTGATCTGCGAGAGGCTGGGCCAGCATCGGCGGGCGCGCATCGAGTTGGAGAAGCTGTATGCCGAATGCCCGGATTACGAGGATGTTGCGGTGCGTCTCGGCGTAGGATAA
- a CDS encoding SDR family oxidoreductase — MGFFTEKIALITGGASGIGRAVATELARQGAVVVLADVNERLLEEAVESIRRAGFRAESFRLDVADPEAFQALVASVREKHGRLDYLFNNAGIAVVGETRSFSYEDWRSVIDVDLYGVVNGVAAAYPLMVKQGFGHIVNTASLAGLVPVPGEISYTASKYGVVGLSHVLRQEGDGYGVKVSVVCPGFIETPILYNSKIVGLDREKVLEKIPETMPADVCARAILNGVERNQATIVITRMAKILWMLHRISPSLMMWLGKRFARDVRNLARPAAAPQI; from the coding sequence ATGGGATTCTTTACCGAAAAAATAGCGTTAATTACGGGCGGAGCTTCCGGAATCGGGCGCGCTGTTGCAACTGAGCTTGCCCGCCAAGGAGCAGTCGTTGTTCTTGCCGATGTAAACGAGCGCTTGCTGGAGGAAGCGGTTGAATCAATAAGGCGGGCAGGCTTTCGGGCGGAGAGCTTCCGCCTCGATGTTGCCGATCCCGAAGCCTTTCAGGCCCTCGTTGCCAGCGTCCGGGAAAAGCACGGCCGCCTTGATTATCTCTTCAACAACGCCGGCATCGCGGTAGTGGGCGAGACTCGCTCATTTTCGTACGAGGACTGGCGCTCGGTCATCGATGTCGACCTCTACGGCGTGGTCAATGGAGTTGCCGCGGCGTATCCGCTCATGGTGAAGCAGGGTTTTGGACACATCGTTAATACGGCGTCCCTCGCCGGATTGGTCCCCGTGCCCGGCGAGATTTCCTATACGGCAAGCAAGTACGGTGTCGTCGGCCTTTCGCACGTGCTCAGGCAGGAGGGCGACGGTTACGGCGTGAAGGTGAGCGTGGTGTGCCCCGGTTTTATTGAGACGCCTATTCTCTATAATTCGAAAATCGTCGGACTTGATCGAGAAAAAGTCCTCGAGAAAATCCCCGAAACTATGCCGGCCGACGTATGTGCGCGCGCTATTCTCAACGGTGTCGAGCGGAATCAAGCCACAATCGTAATAACCCGCATGGCAAAAATTCTTTGGATGCTGCACCGGATCAGCCCCTCGCTTATGATGTGGCTGGGGAAACGGTTCGCGAGAGATGTCCGCAACCTCGCTCGTCCCGCTGCGGCACCGCAAATCTAG
- the gap gene encoding type I glyceraldehyde-3-phosphate dehydrogenase translates to MPLKVGINGFGRIGRMVYRAASSNGQIEVVAVNDITDAATLAHLLKYDSTHRMLPKKVTAKDNMLLVGNSEIRVLSERDPAKLPWKDLGVEVVVESTGIFRKREDCAKHLAAGAKKVLLTVPPKGDVDAMIVLGVNDDKLKPEHLIISNASCTTNCLAPLAKVLHETFGIEWGLMTTVHAYTSDQRLIDAPHKDLRRARTAAVSIIPTTTGAAKAVGKVMPELNGKLDGLAMRVPVVDGSVIDLVAATKKEVSVDAINRVVQKAAQTTHKGIIEYCEDPIVSVDIIGNPASSIFDSQLTMVMGPKMLKVVSWYDNEWGYSNRCIDLIVKMAG, encoded by the coding sequence ATGCCACTGAAAGTGGGAATTAACGGATTTGGACGCATCGGCCGCATGGTATACCGTGCGGCAAGCAGCAATGGACAAATTGAAGTGGTTGCCGTAAACGATATAACCGATGCGGCGACACTGGCTCATTTATTGAAATACGATTCAACTCATCGAATGCTTCCCAAGAAAGTTACGGCAAAAGATAATATGCTCCTCGTTGGGAACTCTGAAATCCGTGTTCTCAGCGAGCGCGATCCCGCAAAGCTGCCGTGGAAAGACCTCGGCGTGGAAGTCGTAGTCGAGTCGACCGGCATCTTCCGTAAACGCGAAGATTGCGCAAAACATCTGGCTGCCGGCGCAAAAAAAGTGTTGTTAACAGTTCCTCCAAAAGGGGATGTGGATGCGATGATCGTGCTCGGGGTGAATGACGACAAGCTGAAACCCGAGCATCTTATCATTTCCAACGCCTCTTGTACGACCAACTGCCTGGCGCCTCTGGCAAAAGTGCTTCATGAAACCTTCGGCATCGAGTGGGGCCTGATGACCACCGTGCACGCATATACCTCGGATCAGCGCCTCATAGATGCCCCTCATAAGGATCTCAGGCGGGCGCGAACGGCAGCCGTTTCCATCATTCCCACAACGACGGGCGCGGCGAAAGCGGTTGGAAAAGTTATGCCGGAACTGAATGGAAAACTGGATGGACTCGCCATGCGCGTGCCGGTTGTGGACGGATCGGTGATCGATCTGGTAGCCGCAACCAAAAAGGAAGTCTCAGTGGATGCAATCAACCGCGTCGTTCAAAAAGCGGCTCAGACGACGCACAAGGGAATCATCGAGTATTGCGAAGACCCCATCGTTTCCGTCGACATCATCGGGAATCCCGCATCCTCAATTTTCGATTCGCAACTTACCATGGTCATGGGACCGAAGATGCTCAAGGTGGTTTCCTGGTACGACAACGAGTGGGGCTATTCAAACCGCTGCATCGACCTCATCGTCAAGATGGCAGGGTAG